CTCGTCACGTATCTTAATTACATGCAATATAATTGACTTGAAACAATATCATATTGTAATCTCTATTTCATAAAAGCTTACATGCACATCATCACAATGGTGCTTCGATCCAATGACAGTATGCCTCGCACGCTCAGtcaaattagtttttaaatCCGTTGTTATTTATCATGTAGCGCGGTCGGGATGACCAGGGCGGTTTCTCTGCAgaactaaaaaatatatataaatctcCGCAGGCCGGCAGCtgaaaaaccaaaacaatttgCCAACACCACCGCCAGTAGTCAGTCCACTGTATCAGTATACACCCCAAGCCATCATCCATGGCCTCGATTTTCGTTCCACAACCTCCGCTCCTCCCTCTCTCCACGCCTTCGGCTTCTGCTCCGGCCGATCGGACGCCGTGCTTGCCGCTGGTAACCCGTCCCGGTCAGAGGCTCTTCCTGGTATCCGTCGCCACTTTGGGGGTTCGGAGGTCCTTCAATGTCGCCGCCTCCGCCACCTTCATGCCTAATTCCGTACCGGTATCTTCTTCGTTCCCGTTATGCAATTCGAATTTTCATCTGATTAATTTGTTCAGAATTTGTAATATATTAGGGTGATTGATTCCTTTGTAGTTATGAACAAAAGGATGAAGTTTTTGGAAATGTGAATGCTGTCAAGCTTGCGTACTTGTTCATCTAATTAATTTGATCAGAATTTGTTTACTGCATTGGGATGTCTGATTAGAACTGGATAATTTGTGATCGGAATTGCCGCTCTTTTGCTTGATATTGTTGTGCAGGAGAAAAATGGAGTTCTTACTGTTGGCGATTTTATGACGAGAAGAGAGGATTTGCACGTGGTGAAGCCTACAACGACTGTCGATGAAGGTATTTGTTGTATTTGTATGAGATGACGGTTCGTCGCGTGTAATACTTGTTTTTAtaggtttttcattttttctgatGGATCAGCTTTGTGCCTACAGCTATAGAGCTTCTTGTGGATAACAGAATCACTGGTTTTCCGGTGATCGACGATGACTGGACACTGGTAGGTGCTCACTTATATATCATTGAGCTTCTTTGTCAGATTTATAAATGATTGTCTGATTAAACTAACTTCAAGTTTCCATGTATTT
This is a stretch of genomic DNA from Malus domestica chromosome 02, GDT2T_hap1. It encodes these proteins:
- the LOC103403253 gene encoding CBS domain-containing protein CBSX1, chloroplastic-like, encoding MASIFVPQPPLLPLSTPSASAPADRTPCLPLVTRPGQRLFLVSVATLGVRRSFNVAASATFMPNSVPEKNGVLTVGDFMTRREDLHVVKPTTTVDEAIELLVDNRITGFPVIDDDWTLVGLVSDYDLLALDTISGSGRTDNSMFPEVDSTWKTFNEVQKLLSKTNGQVVGDVMTPAPVVVSETTNLEGVARMLLETKYRRLPVVNESGKLIGIITRGNIIRAALQMKHASESKT